One genomic window of Gossypium hirsutum isolate 1008001.06 chromosome D11, Gossypium_hirsutum_v2.1, whole genome shotgun sequence includes the following:
- the LOC107941931 gene encoding beta-glucosidase BoGH3B isoform X1, producing the protein MARSRVPILIMGVVLWCCLTTPAKAEYMKYKDPKQPIPVRIQDLLDRMTLEEKIGQMVQIEREVASAEVMKEYFIGSVLSGGGSVPAPQASAETWINMVNDFQRGSLSTRLGIPMIYGIDSVHGNNNVYKATIFPHNIGLGASRDPELVKKIGAATALETRATGIPYAFAPCIAVCRDPRWGRCYESYSEDPQIVQDMTDIIPGLQGGIPTDSPKGVPFVAGKNNVVACSKHYVGDGGTTKGIDENNTVIDWQGLLSIHMPAYYTSIMKGVSTVMISYSSWNEIKMHTNRELITGFLKNTLGFKGFVISDWEGLDRITYPPHANYSYSIQAGIHAGIDMVMVPYNYKEFIDGLTFHVKNNVIPMSRIDDAVRRILRVKFVVGLFENPLADNSLVDQLGSQEHRELAREAVRKSLVLLKNGQSLNQPLLPLPKKTSKILVAGSHADDLGYQCGGWTMEWQGFNGNNRTIGTTILAAIKNTVDPSTNVVYKENPNAEFVKSNNFSYAIVVVGEHPYAETDGDSMNLTIADPGPTTIRNVCGAMKCVVIIISGRPVVIEPYLASIDALVAAWLPGTEGQGVADVVFGDYGFTGKLPRTWFKTVDQLPMNVGDPHYDPLYPFGFGITTEPTTRQSDDNPFLSISSYFN; encoded by the exons ATGGCAAGATCAAGAGTTCCCATCTTAATAATGGGAGTTGTGCTTTGGTGTTGCTTGACAACCCCAGCAAAAGCAGAATATATGAAATACAAAGATCCAAAACAACCTATACCTGTTCGAATCCAGGACTTGTTGGATAGGATGACATTAGAGGAAAAAATAGGACAGATGGTCCAAATCGAACGCGAAGTTGCTTCAGCCGAGGTGATGAAGGAGTATTTCATTG GAAGTGTATTGAGTGGAGGAGGGAGTGTCCCAGCTCCTCAAGCTTCTGCAGAAACTTGGATAAACATGGTCAATGACTTTCAAAGAGGTAGTTTATCAACCCGATTAGGAATTCCGATGATTTATGGGATTGATTCTGTTCATGGGAACAACAATGTTTACAAGGCAACTATTTTTCCTCACAACATTGGTCTAGGTGCAAGCAG GGACCCTGAACTAGTTAAGAAAATTGGGGCTGCAACAGCACTTGAAACCAGGGCAACTGGCATTCCATATGCTTTTGCACCTTGTATAGCG GTGTGTAGAGATCCAAGATGGGGTCGATGTTACGAAAGTTACAGTGAAGATCCCCAGATTGTTCAAGACATGACAGACATTATACCTGGATTACAAGGAGGCATCCCTACTGACTCTCCTAAGGGAGTTCCATTTGTTGCTGGAAA GAACAATGTAGTGGCTTGTTCTAAGCACTATGTAGGTGATGGTGGAACAACCAAAGGCATAGATGAGAACAACACAGTGATAGACTGGCAAGGTTTGCTCAGCATTCATATGCCAGCTTACTATACTTCAATTATGAAAGGTGTTTCAACAGTCATGATCTCCTATTCAAGCTGGAATGAGATTAAAATGCATACTAATCGTGAGTTAATCACGGGTTTCCTCAAGAACACACTTGGTTTTAAG GGGTTTGTCATCTCGGATTGGGAAGGTCTTGATAGGATAACATATCCACCACACGCAAactattcatattcaattcaagcTGGAATTCATGCGGGCATCGACATG GTCATGGTTCCGTACAACTATAAAGAATTCATAGATGGGCTAACCTTCCATGTGAAAAACAATGTCATCCCCATGAGCCGCATTGATGATGCAGTAAGGAGAATTTTGCGAGTTAAGTTTGTAGTGGGACTATTTGAGAACCCACTCGCTGATAATAGCTTGGTTGACCAACTAGGAAGTCAG GAACATAGAGAGTTGGCTAGGGAAGCAGTGAGAAAATCGCTTGTTTTGCTGAAGAATGGGCAATCTTTGAATCAGCCATTGCTTCCCCTACCTAAGAAGACCTCAAAAATACTAGTTGCAGGTAGCCATGCCGACGATTTGGGTTATCAATGCGGTGGATGGACAATGGAGTGGCAAGGATTTAACGGCAACAACCGTACAATTG GTACAACAATCCTAGCTGCCATCAAGAACACGGTTGATCCAAGCACCAATGTCGTATACAAGGAGAATCCCAACGCAGAGTTCGTCAAGTCCAACAACTTCTCCTACGCCATTGTGGTAGTAGGGGAACATCCGTATGCAGAAACAGATGGTGATAGCATGAATTTGACAATTGCAGACCCTGGTCCAACCACGATCAGAAATGTGTGTGGAGCTATGAAATGCGTTGTTATCATAATATCCGGTCGCCCCGTTGTAATCGAACCTTATCTTGCCTCCATAGATGCTCTTGTCGCCGCTTGGTTACCTGGTACCGAGGGACAAGGTGTTGCAGACGTTGTATTTGGTGATTATGGTTTTACAGGCAAGCTTCCTCGTACATGGTTCAAAACGGTCGATCAACTGCCGATGAACGTCGGGGATCCGCATTATGATCCTCTCTATCCATTTGGGTTTGGCATTACTACTGAACCAACTACAAGGCAAAGCGATGACAATCCATTCTTAAGTATTTCatcttatttcaattaa
- the LOC107941931 gene encoding beta-glucosidase BoGH3B isoform X2 produces MTDIIPGLQGGIPTDSPKGVPFVAGKNNVVACSKHYVGDGGTTKGIDENNTVIDWQGLLSIHMPAYYTSIMKGVSTVMISYSSWNEIKMHTNRELITGFLKNTLGFKGFVISDWEGLDRITYPPHANYSYSIQAGIHAGIDMVMVPYNYKEFIDGLTFHVKNNVIPMSRIDDAVRRILRVKFVVGLFENPLADNSLVDQLGSQEHRELAREAVRKSLVLLKNGQSLNQPLLPLPKKTSKILVAGSHADDLGYQCGGWTMEWQGFNGNNRTIGTTILAAIKNTVDPSTNVVYKENPNAEFVKSNNFSYAIVVVGEHPYAETDGDSMNLTIADPGPTTIRNVCGAMKCVVIIISGRPVVIEPYLASIDALVAAWLPGTEGQGVADVVFGDYGFTGKLPRTWFKTVDQLPMNVGDPHYDPLYPFGFGITTEPTTRQSDDNPFLSISSYFN; encoded by the exons ATGACAGACATTATACCTGGATTACAAGGAGGCATCCCTACTGACTCTCCTAAGGGAGTTCCATTTGTTGCTGGAAA GAACAATGTAGTGGCTTGTTCTAAGCACTATGTAGGTGATGGTGGAACAACCAAAGGCATAGATGAGAACAACACAGTGATAGACTGGCAAGGTTTGCTCAGCATTCATATGCCAGCTTACTATACTTCAATTATGAAAGGTGTTTCAACAGTCATGATCTCCTATTCAAGCTGGAATGAGATTAAAATGCATACTAATCGTGAGTTAATCACGGGTTTCCTCAAGAACACACTTGGTTTTAAG GGGTTTGTCATCTCGGATTGGGAAGGTCTTGATAGGATAACATATCCACCACACGCAAactattcatattcaattcaagcTGGAATTCATGCGGGCATCGACATG GTCATGGTTCCGTACAACTATAAAGAATTCATAGATGGGCTAACCTTCCATGTGAAAAACAATGTCATCCCCATGAGCCGCATTGATGATGCAGTAAGGAGAATTTTGCGAGTTAAGTTTGTAGTGGGACTATTTGAGAACCCACTCGCTGATAATAGCTTGGTTGACCAACTAGGAAGTCAG GAACATAGAGAGTTGGCTAGGGAAGCAGTGAGAAAATCGCTTGTTTTGCTGAAGAATGGGCAATCTTTGAATCAGCCATTGCTTCCCCTACCTAAGAAGACCTCAAAAATACTAGTTGCAGGTAGCCATGCCGACGATTTGGGTTATCAATGCGGTGGATGGACAATGGAGTGGCAAGGATTTAACGGCAACAACCGTACAATTG GTACAACAATCCTAGCTGCCATCAAGAACACGGTTGATCCAAGCACCAATGTCGTATACAAGGAGAATCCCAACGCAGAGTTCGTCAAGTCCAACAACTTCTCCTACGCCATTGTGGTAGTAGGGGAACATCCGTATGCAGAAACAGATGGTGATAGCATGAATTTGACAATTGCAGACCCTGGTCCAACCACGATCAGAAATGTGTGTGGAGCTATGAAATGCGTTGTTATCATAATATCCGGTCGCCCCGTTGTAATCGAACCTTATCTTGCCTCCATAGATGCTCTTGTCGCCGCTTGGTTACCTGGTACCGAGGGACAAGGTGTTGCAGACGTTGTATTTGGTGATTATGGTTTTACAGGCAAGCTTCCTCGTACATGGTTCAAAACGGTCGATCAACTGCCGATGAACGTCGGGGATCCGCATTATGATCCTCTCTATCCATTTGGGTTTGGCATTACTACTGAACCAACTACAAGGCAAAGCGATGACAATCCATTCTTAAGTATTTCatcttatttcaattaa